A portion of the Cellulophaga algicola DSM 14237 genome contains these proteins:
- a CDS encoding restriction endonuclease subunit S, giving the protein MKLLQHFKELTIRPKNAKELKGLILQLAIQGKLTANWRKENPDIEPANELLKEIKKERTKLIKEKKIKKEKSLPKISKDEIPYELPDSWVWCRLNDICEYIQRGKSPKYTEIPKIPVISQKCVQWSGFDISRARFITEESLEKYVEERFLQKGDLLWNSTGDGTIGRVISYPGTNYEKVVADSHVTVVRGFKNFIITEYLWIFTASPLIQELVVGRVTGSTKQTELGTGTVKSMEFSFPPLEEQKEIVKVVETLFKEVEQLEQLTVERINLKEDFVTSALHQLTTNNANQEWTFLQDHFKSFFNETTNIKKLRETVLQLAVQGKLTADWRVNNPDTEDASQLLKRLQEEKAQLIKDKKIKKEKALPKITKEEIPYELPEGWVWCRMIELCQYITDGTHQTPKYTEEGRMFLSAKNVKPFKFMPEKHRFVSEEDFEGYRRNRKPELNDILLTRVGAGIGEATLIDQDLEFAIYVSVGLLKMFPNKLEPNYIVMWLNSPEGRQYSSKNTYGKGVSQGNLNLSLIRQFVVSLPPIEEQKAIVEKVNALMGLCDTLEHEVQQSQEYSEMLMQSVLREVFEGKERKVEI; this is encoded by the coding sequence ATGAAATTACTACAACACTTTAAAGAATTAACCATTCGTCCTAAAAATGCCAAAGAATTAAAAGGATTGATTTTGCAATTGGCAATTCAAGGGAAATTGACTGCAAATTGGAGAAAAGAAAATCCAGATATTGAACCTGCTAATGAATTATTAAAGGAAATAAAAAAGGAAAGAACTAAATTAATTAAAGAGAAAAAAATAAAAAAGGAAAAATCATTACCTAAAATAAGTAAAGATGAAATTCCTTATGAATTACCTGACAGTTGGGTTTGGTGTAGATTGAACGATATTTGTGAGTATATTCAAAGAGGTAAATCTCCAAAATATACAGAGATACCTAAGATTCCTGTTATATCTCAAAAATGTGTACAATGGTCTGGTTTTGATATTTCTAGAGCTAGATTTATAACAGAAGAATCACTTGAAAAATATGTTGAAGAAAGATTTTTACAAAAAGGGGATTTGTTATGGAACTCTACTGGCGATGGTACTATTGGGAGAGTAATATCATATCCAGGAACCAATTATGAAAAAGTTGTCGCAGACTCTCATGTTACAGTAGTTAGAGGTTTTAAAAACTTCATTATTACTGAATATTTATGGATTTTTACAGCAAGTCCATTAATTCAAGAGTTAGTTGTTGGAAGAGTAACAGGTAGTACAAAACAAACGGAACTTGGAACTGGTACTGTAAAATCTATGGAATTTTCTTTTCCTCCACTAGAAGAACAAAAAGAAATCGTAAAAGTAGTAGAAACCCTTTTTAAAGAAGTAGAACAATTAGAGCAATTAACCGTTGAGCGTATTAATTTAAAAGAGGACTTTGTAACATCTGCATTACACCAACTCACTACCAATAACGCTAACCAAGAATGGACTTTTTTACAAGACCATTTTAAAAGTTTCTTTAATGAAACTACAAACATTAAAAAGTTACGAGAAACGGTTTTGCAATTAGCAGTACAAGGAAAGTTAACTGCAGATTGGAGAGTAAACAATCCAGATACTGAAGATGCAAGCCAACTCTTAAAACGCCTACAAGAAGAGAAAGCACAACTTATAAAAGATAAAAAAATAAAAAAGGAAAAAGCCTTACCAAAAATTACTAAAGAGGAAATTCCTTATGAGTTACCTGAAGGTTGGGTTTGGTGTAGAATGATTGAACTATGTCAATATATTACAGATGGTACGCATCAAACACCAAAATATACTGAAGAAGGGAGAATGTTTCTTTCAGCTAAAAATGTAAAGCCTTTTAAGTTTATGCCAGAAAAGCATCGATTTGTTTCTGAGGAGGATTTTGAAGGTTATAGAAGAAATAGAAAACCAGAATTAAACGACATTTTACTTACCCGAGTTGGAGCTGGAATTGGAGAAGCTACATTAATTGACCAAGATTTAGAATTTGCTATTTATGTAAGTGTTGGATTATTGAAAATGTTTCCAAACAAATTAGAGCCTAATTATATTGTAATGTGGTTAAACTCACCTGAAGGAAGACAATATTCTTCAAAAAACACTTATGGAAAAGGTGTTTCTCAAGGTAACTTAAACTTATCATTAATTAGACAATTTGTTGTTTCACTTCCACCAATAGAAGAACAAAAAGCCATTGTAGAAAAAGTAAATGCTTTAATGGGTTTGTGTGATACTTTAGAGCATGAAGTACAACAAAGCCAAGAATATAGTGAGATGTTGATGCAGAGTGTTTTGCGTGAGGTTTTTGAGGGCAAAGAGCGTAAAGTAGAAATTTAG
- a CDS encoding NAD(P)H-dependent oxidoreductase, with protein MNSSIDSLQWRYAVKKFDATKLLSETKIDLLKEAFNLTATSYGLQPIKLVVVHNKELQENLVAHSYNQQQVAQASHLLVLCIETDISEAYIRNYFNLIKKIRNTSDEILMPFQDSLISSFSKMSGEEKKAWAIKQAYLALGNLLTVCALEKIDACPMEGFIPSKYDELLGIEDMNLTSVLVLPVGYRAVDDFFATLPKVRKPLATVIIER; from the coding sequence ATGAATTCGAGTATAGACTCTCTACAATGGCGTTATGCCGTTAAAAAATTTGATGCCACTAAGCTTTTAAGTGAAACTAAAATAGACCTTCTAAAAGAGGCTTTTAACCTCACGGCAACTTCGTATGGCTTACAGCCTATAAAACTTGTGGTAGTACATAATAAAGAGCTTCAGGAGAACTTAGTGGCACATTCTTATAACCAACAGCAAGTAGCACAAGCTTCGCATCTTTTGGTTCTTTGTATTGAAACCGATATCTCTGAAGCCTACATTAGAAATTATTTCAACTTAATTAAAAAAATCCGAAACACCAGTGATGAAATTTTAATGCCGTTTCAAGACTCGTTAATTAGCTCATTTTCAAAAATGTCTGGAGAAGAGAAAAAAGCTTGGGCCATCAAACAAGCGTATTTAGCCCTAGGAAACTTATTGACGGTGTGTGCCTTAGAAAAAATAGATGCTTGCCCTATGGAAGGTTTTATTCCTTCTAAATATGATGAACTTTTAGGGATAGAGGATATGAACTTAACTTCAGTATTAGTACTGCCAGTAGGGTATAGGGCAGTAGATGATTTCTTTGCTACTTTACCAAAAGTTAGAAAGCCATTAGCAACGGTAATTATAGAACGCTAA
- a CDS encoding DUF262 domain-containing protein, giving the protein MKVKEKIIQAEIKKVNAVLSQNLQIPVYQRPYRWKPKNVAQLLEDIYGSWKQVKSAYRIGSVILFENLKNKDDGFKIIDGQQRITTLLLILCQLDSPEAIALSKKLKFNHSDSEKCIRTNNEFITYWLQENVAQEKADFLNYITKFCEFVEVRVTKLSESFQMFDSQNSRGKTLEPYNLLKAYHIRAMEDEQATNADKMNSDRRWENATRFVIDPLNTKATPQDILKQLFNEQLYRTRIWSKKQAAFDFSKDTIDEFKGHTIRSKEEMEYPFHNSNLLHSVALNYFNGLQVQVKGMKSRFNQKHLANVNDFVSINQPILNGKSFFDYIESYVEIYKQLFIHNEEVSFLKEFKGFYEVHCNYPKSYRTGDQYLKELYKSLVILLFDKYGEDGVNKYHKELYAVVYRLRLEKQQVKYAAVAKYPSEMEIFTIIEQSKNYFELRTLNEIAKRDIICTKEEDVIIRFFLDFGVKISSGKSEIDLSKFNLDN; this is encoded by the coding sequence TTGAAAGTAAAAGAAAAAATAATACAGGCAGAAATAAAAAAGGTAAATGCTGTATTGAGTCAAAATTTACAAATACCAGTGTATCAAAGACCTTATCGTTGGAAGCCTAAAAATGTCGCACAATTATTAGAAGATATTTATGGTAGTTGGAAACAAGTAAAAAGTGCTTATAGAATTGGTAGTGTTATTTTATTTGAAAATTTAAAGAATAAAGATGATGGCTTTAAAATTATTGATGGGCAACAACGTATTACAACATTACTTTTAATTTTATGCCAGTTAGACTCTCCAGAAGCTATAGCTTTATCTAAAAAACTAAAATTTAACCATAGCGATTCTGAAAAATGCATTCGTACCAATAACGAATTTATAACCTATTGGTTACAAGAAAATGTAGCGCAGGAAAAAGCAGACTTTCTAAACTATATTACTAAATTCTGCGAGTTTGTAGAGGTGAGAGTAACAAAACTTTCAGAATCTTTTCAAATGTTCGATTCTCAAAATAGTCGTGGTAAAACATTGGAACCTTATAATCTTTTAAAAGCCTATCATATTAGAGCAATGGAAGATGAACAAGCTACCAATGCAGATAAAATGAATAGCGACCGAAGATGGGAAAATGCGACGCGTTTTGTTATAGACCCATTAAACACTAAAGCCACACCACAAGATATTTTAAAGCAGCTCTTTAATGAGCAATTGTATAGAACAAGAATTTGGAGTAAAAAGCAAGCTGCTTTTGATTTCAGCAAAGATACTATAGACGAGTTTAAAGGGCACACCATTAGGTCAAAAGAAGAAATGGAATATCCGTTTCATAATAGTAATCTACTTCACTCCGTTGCGCTAAATTATTTTAATGGTTTACAAGTTCAGGTTAAAGGAATGAAATCTCGTTTTAACCAAAAACACTTAGCTAACGTTAATGATTTTGTATCTATAAATCAGCCCATTTTAAACGGGAAGTCTTTTTTTGATTACATAGAGTCTTATGTAGAAATATACAAGCAACTTTTTATCCATAATGAAGAAGTTTCTTTCTTAAAAGAATTTAAAGGCTTTTATGAGGTGCATTGCAATTATCCAAAAAGTTATAGAACAGGAGACCAGTACTTAAAAGAGCTTTATAAATCGCTTGTTATATTACTTTTTGATAAATACGGAGAAGATGGTGTAAACAAGTATCATAAAGAATTGTATGCCGTTGTGTATCGTTTACGTCTAGAAAAACAACAAGTAAAATATGCTGCGGTAGCGAAGTATCCATCAGAGATGGAAATTTTTACTATCATAGAACAAAGTAAAAACTATTTTGAATTAAGAACGCTAAATGAGATTGCAAAAAGGGATATTATCTGTACTAAAGAAGAAGATGTAATTATTCGTTTCTTTTTAGATTTTGGAGTTAAAATAAGCTCAGGTAAAAGTGAAATAGATTTATCAAAATTCAATCTTGATAACTAA
- a CDS encoding GIY-YIG nuclease family protein → MRPQTIQIFLPDGSPTSIREAEITSRLVKAILFPRNKMQEVSQREMVHFTGVYFLFGTSEDGTKPMVYIGEGEDCFKRIQSHNRNKDFWTHCVIVASKTNDYNKADSKFLEHYCIDKSKEIDRYKLDNDTGSNRLYISESREHDLLDNFETAKILLATLGYPIFEEKRKAKSNKELFYCQGKDAYAVGELTDDGFLVYKEGKVNLEPTKGMNKWIGILRNRLIEEEILKRDNNVYVFQQDFIFNSPSAAAATILGRSANGWTSWKDKNGLTLDEIKRK, encoded by the coding sequence ATGCGACCACAAACCATACAAATATTTCTACCAGACGGTTCACCAACGAGTATTCGTGAAGCAGAAATAACAAGCAGATTAGTTAAAGCTATATTATTTCCTAGGAATAAAATGCAAGAAGTAAGCCAACGTGAAATGGTGCATTTCACAGGGGTGTATTTTTTATTTGGTACCTCAGAAGATGGGACAAAACCAATGGTTTATATTGGAGAGGGTGAAGATTGTTTTAAGCGTATCCAATCGCATAATAGAAATAAAGATTTCTGGACCCATTGTGTTATTGTAGCTTCTAAAACAAATGATTACAATAAAGCAGATAGTAAGTTTTTAGAGCATTACTGCATAGATAAAAGTAAGGAAATTGATAGGTATAAATTAGATAACGATACCGGTTCTAATAGATTATACATTTCTGAAAGTAGAGAGCACGATTTACTTGATAACTTTGAAACTGCAAAAATTTTACTGGCTACTTTAGGATATCCAATATTTGAAGAAAAACGAAAAGCAAAAAGTAATAAAGAGTTGTTTTATTGTCAAGGTAAAGATGCATACGCAGTTGGTGAGCTAACAGATGATGGCTTTTTGGTGTATAAAGAAGGGAAAGTAAACCTAGAGCCAACCAAAGGCATGAATAAATGGATAGGGATATTAAGAAATCGCTTAATTGAAGAGGAAATTCTTAAAAGAGATAATAATGTTTATGTTTTCCAGCAAGATTTTATATTTAATTCCCCCAGTGCTGCGGCTGCAACAATTTTAGGGCGCTCGGCTAATGGTTGGACCTCTTGGAAAGACAAAAACGGCTTGACTTTGGATGAAATTAAAAGAAAATAA
- a CDS encoding class I SAM-dependent DNA methyltransferase: MSNITTNIKGIRDIMRKDTGVDGDAQRISQMVWMLFMKIFADKEEEWEITIDDYQSPIPEHLKWQNWAADDEGLTGDALMEFIETELFPALKELDITLSPQAKIIRSVFDDTYNFMKNGTLFRQVINVINQIDFNDSKESHVFNDLYETILKDLQSAGSSGEYYTPRAVTQFMVDIINPQLGESVLDPACGTGGFLTCTIDHVRNQVKDYTQRDVLQKSIRGIEKKPLPHLLCTTNLMLHGFDLPVVRRDNLLSKPYADWGAKDKLDIILSNPPFGGVEEDGTETNFPKKFRTKETADLFLALIIKLLKDKGRCAIVLPDGTLFGEGMKTRLKEELLDKCNLHTIVRLPNGVFNPYTSIKTNLLFFEKGTPTKDVWYYEHQYPKGAKSYNKTKPINIKEFDVEKKWWNKRVENEYAWKVSIEDIKKRNYNLDIKNPHQEVDNLESPEVILEKFRTTEQKISSIQDEIINVLTEALK; this comes from the coding sequence ATGAGTAACATAACAACAAACATAAAAGGCATACGCGATATTATGCGTAAAGACACAGGAGTAGATGGAGATGCACAACGTATCTCGCAAATGGTGTGGATGCTTTTTATGAAAATATTTGCCGATAAAGAAGAAGAATGGGAAATTACCATAGACGATTACCAATCGCCAATTCCAGAACACTTAAAATGGCAAAATTGGGCAGCAGATGATGAAGGTTTAACAGGCGATGCTTTAATGGAGTTTATAGAAACTGAACTTTTTCCTGCGTTAAAAGAACTAGATATTACACTAAGCCCACAAGCTAAAATTATACGTTCGGTTTTTGATGACACGTATAACTTTATGAAAAACGGAACACTCTTCCGTCAAGTCATAAACGTGATTAACCAAATAGATTTTAACGACTCTAAAGAAAGTCACGTATTTAACGATCTTTATGAAACCATATTAAAAGACCTACAATCTGCAGGTTCTTCTGGTGAGTATTACACACCAAGAGCCGTAACGCAGTTTATGGTAGATATTATTAATCCGCAATTAGGCGAAAGCGTATTAGATCCTGCATGTGGTACAGGTGGTTTTTTAACTTGTACGATTGACCATGTTAGAAATCAAGTAAAAGATTATACCCAAAGAGACGTATTACAAAAATCGATACGTGGTATTGAGAAAAAACCATTGCCACATTTATTATGTACCACCAATTTAATGCTACATGGTTTCGATTTACCAGTAGTGCGTAGAGATAATTTACTAAGCAAACCCTATGCAGATTGGGGAGCCAAAGACAAGCTAGATATTATACTCTCTAATCCGCCTTTTGGAGGTGTAGAAGAAGATGGTACAGAAACCAACTTCCCTAAAAAATTTAGAACCAAAGAAACAGCCGATTTATTTTTAGCCTTAATTATTAAGCTCTTAAAAGATAAAGGACGTTGTGCTATTGTATTACCAGATGGAACTTTGTTTGGCGAAGGGATGAAAACACGCCTAAAAGAAGAGTTGTTAGACAAATGTAACTTACATACTATTGTTCGTTTACCTAATGGCGTTTTTAACCCTTATACAAGTATTAAAACTAACTTGTTGTTTTTTGAAAAAGGCACACCTACCAAAGACGTTTGGTATTACGAACACCAATACCCAAAAGGAGCAAAAAGCTATAACAAAACTAAACCTATTAATATTAAAGAGTTTGATGTAGAAAAAAAATGGTGGAACAAACGTGTAGAGAATGAATACGCTTGGAAAGTATCTATTGAAGATATTAAAAAGCGTAATTACAATCTAGATATTAAAAACCCACACCAAGAAGTAGATAACTTAGAAAGCCCAGAAGTGATTTTAGAAAAATTTAGAACTACGGAACAAAAAATTTCTAGCATACAAGACGAAATTATTAATGTATTAACCGAAGCTTTAAAATAA
- a CDS encoding AbiJ-related protein — translation MMKYTKELKSKLFRKINNYPNAFNAKDDGWYNGVINFLNNIWDLKALPRVSPDDRWDNAYDDAVQHLVNNPEDWTFEQTFIDYFKLLEKDEDFTKFLETVVHPDFRNDLQEIEFYVSVINSELSSINYTLAVSDYKEDLPIYTLRESKKNDKINVLENSIPFIVGSHSHTNEYPYFYLKTNDWDDYGSETTFRLFYYINSQEVEKIGDVKITNGESDKTREVIEKQFTSLNDSFCSLGQEQEYYENLQRIFNTKLASVLFALKDAAYFVEINDKFSSNTIYRDSLTRGDEAEQLSRNIKLILQGISLENKYNFIYTFTPNYASTPVEIDLEFNDTLEFSDRIFAIIGKNGAGKTQLITNLPIDISESKAEAFIPHKPIFSKIIAVSYSVFDSFKKPNEKIDFNYVFCGLLNDDKTLPSKAEKNQKLIEACKKITYHKRVKKWKDVLSKFIDEDVIEDAFIINEFLSGYNSDQGIEINEANLIHIVDKLSSGQSIMLEIMTKIIANIRYDSLILFDEPETHLHPNAISQLISSIYELVESFDSYCLITTHSPIIIQSIFGKNVYVMEKESNTPILRKIGVESFGENLTVLTEDIFSNSEINKQYKVILDKMIERYYNYETILEKLENDNLPLSLNAKIYLKSKLL, via the coding sequence ATGATGAAATACACAAAAGAGTTAAAGTCAAAACTTTTTAGAAAAATAAATAATTATCCTAATGCTTTTAACGCTAAAGACGATGGATGGTATAATGGAGTTATAAATTTTTTAAATAATATTTGGGACTTAAAAGCACTTCCAAGAGTATCTCCTGATGATAGATGGGATAATGCTTATGATGATGCTGTACAACATTTAGTTAACAACCCTGAAGATTGGACTTTTGAACAAACCTTTATAGATTATTTTAAATTATTAGAAAAAGACGAAGATTTTACTAAGTTTTTAGAAACTGTAGTTCATCCAGATTTTAGGAACGATTTACAGGAAATAGAATTTTATGTATCTGTAATTAATTCTGAATTATCAAGTATCAATTATACTTTAGCTGTTTCAGATTATAAAGAAGATTTACCTATTTATACTTTACGAGAAAGTAAGAAAAATGATAAAATTAATGTTTTAGAAAATTCAATTCCATTTATAGTAGGTAGTCATAGCCATACTAATGAATACCCATATTTTTATTTAAAAACTAATGATTGGGATGATTATGGAAGTGAAACTACGTTTAGATTATTTTACTACATAAATTCCCAAGAAGTTGAAAAAATTGGAGATGTAAAAATAACAAATGGAGAAAGCGATAAAACAAGAGAAGTAATTGAAAAACAATTTACATCTTTAAATGATTCTTTCTGTTCGTTAGGTCAGGAACAGGAATACTATGAAAACCTTCAAAGAATATTTAACACCAAATTAGCAAGTGTTTTATTTGCCTTAAAGGATGCTGCCTATTTTGTTGAAATAAATGATAAATTTTCCTCTAACACTATATATAGGGATTCTTTAACAAGAGGAGATGAGGCAGAACAGCTTTCAAGAAATATTAAGTTAATTTTACAAGGAATAAGTCTTGAAAATAAATACAATTTCATCTACACTTTTACACCTAACTATGCATCTACTCCTGTTGAGATTGATTTAGAATTTAATGATACTTTAGAATTTTCAGATAGAATTTTTGCAATTATAGGTAAAAATGGTGCAGGAAAGACTCAATTAATAACAAATTTACCCATAGATATATCTGAGTCTAAAGCCGAAGCTTTTATACCTCATAAACCAATATTTAGTAAAATTATAGCTGTCTCTTATAGTGTGTTTGATAGTTTTAAAAAACCTAATGAAAAAATAGATTTTAACTATGTATTTTGTGGCTTGTTGAATGATGATAAAACTCTTCCTTCAAAAGCAGAGAAGAATCAAAAACTTATTGAAGCTTGTAAAAAAATAACATATCATAAAAGGGTTAAGAAATGGAAAGATGTGTTATCAAAGTTTATTGACGAAGATGTTATAGAAGATGCTTTTATTATTAACGAGTTTTTATCAGGTTATAATAGTGATCAAGGTATTGAGATAAATGAAGCTAATTTGATTCATATTGTAGATAAATTAAGTTCTGGACAAAGCATTATGTTAGAAATAATGACTAAAATAATCGCTAATATTAGATATGACTCCTTAATATTATTTGATGAACCTGAAACCCATTTGCACCCAAATGCGATTTCTCAACTTATAAGTTCAATATATGAATTGGTTGAGTCATTTGATTCTTATTGTTTAATTACAACACATTCTCCAATAATAATTCAAAGCATATTTGGTAAAAACGTTTATGTTATGGAAAAAGAAAGTAATACTCCAATTTTAAGAAAAATTGGAGTTGAGAGTTTTGGAGAGAATTTAACGGTATTAACTGAAGATATTTTTTCTAATAGCGAGATAAATAAACAGTACAAAGTGATACTTGATAAGATGATTGAAAGGTATTACAATTACGAAACTATATTAGAAAAACTTGAAAATGATAACCTCCCTTTAAGTTTGAATGCTAAAATTTATCTTAAAAGTAAGTTATTATGA
- a CDS encoding DUF262 domain-containing protein, translated as MEVKYLNKSIREIFQSNYVVPLYQRNYAWADDEIHLLLRDIYENYSKNPKGFYFIGTLVVLKRKNGDFEVIDGQQRLTTLSLIAKKLDSSLHTSKLQYDSRPEVESFLSTYYQRGEVATTTTNHLVSHFNEAIEYIETVDLKVKEPNETLRFIDFLKEDGITGFKEYFFNQVQLVKVEIPSDIDVAHYFEVMNNRGEQLEEHEIVKARLLDKIKDNKSGTAQFAKIWDACSQMNKPIQRLFKKDRAHFFGENFNSYHFKADEDINEDDYKDTFLSIHQILSGASILDIEESKDVDKKEDFEAIIDFPNFLMHVLKLYFSEVKDIPLNGDELLKRFEGLEDEIDALKFINKLLFYRVVFDRFIVTVIEDEKSEDNTKWVLQKPKMYYYEKKKTKKLQYENTFKDLQESIIKCLSMLQVTFRTKKYKNYLQEILSWFGDAEDLEIESKEFLKKLNTLVINTFNENRNYDEVVKEPHYNKGTSTPHFLFNFIDYLYWTENQSNYSFEFKYRNSVEHHLPQSYRNESNIDVLDCLGNLCLVSKSGNSKMNDESPKGKADETGKYYKESLPAKQLIMYKETNQKHKWERGEILKHYYDVLELLERRNEILSL; from the coding sequence ATGGAAGTAAAATATTTAAATAAGAGTATTCGCGAAATATTTCAATCTAATTATGTGGTGCCTTTATATCAAAGAAACTATGCTTGGGCAGATGATGAAATACACCTATTACTTAGAGATATTTACGAGAACTATAGTAAAAACCCAAAAGGATTTTATTTTATTGGTACACTAGTCGTTTTAAAAAGAAAAAATGGAGATTTTGAAGTTATAGATGGTCAGCAAAGACTAACAACACTCTCATTAATAGCTAAGAAACTAGATTCTAGTTTACATACCTCTAAGTTACAATACGATTCTAGACCAGAAGTAGAAAGCTTTCTAAGCACCTATTACCAAAGAGGAGAAGTCGCAACTACAACTACCAATCATTTAGTATCACACTTTAATGAAGCTATTGAGTATATAGAAACAGTAGATTTAAAAGTAAAAGAACCAAATGAAACACTGCGATTTATAGATTTCTTAAAAGAAGATGGTATAACAGGTTTTAAAGAATATTTTTTTAACCAAGTACAGTTAGTAAAAGTAGAAATACCTTCAGATATTGATGTAGCTCATTATTTTGAAGTGATGAATAATAGGGGAGAGCAATTAGAAGAACATGAAATAGTAAAAGCAAGGCTTTTAGACAAGATTAAAGACAATAAAAGCGGTACTGCTCAATTTGCAAAAATATGGGATGCTTGTTCACAAATGAATAAACCAATACAACGATTATTTAAAAAAGATAGAGCTCATTTTTTTGGAGAGAATTTTAATAGTTATCATTTTAAAGCTGATGAAGACATCAATGAAGATGATTATAAAGACACTTTCTTAAGTATCCATCAAATTTTATCTGGAGCATCTATTTTAGACATAGAGGAAAGCAAAGATGTAGATAAGAAAGAAGATTTTGAAGCTATTATTGATTTCCCTAATTTTTTAATGCACGTTTTAAAACTGTATTTTTCAGAAGTTAAAGACATTCCATTAAATGGTGATGAATTATTAAAACGGTTTGAAGGTTTAGAAGACGAAATAGATGCGTTAAAGTTTATTAATAAGCTTTTGTTTTACAGAGTTGTTTTTGACCGATTTATAGTAACCGTTATAGAAGATGAAAAATCTGAAGACAATACAAAATGGGTTTTACAGAAACCTAAAATGTATTATTACGAAAAGAAAAAAACTAAAAAGTTACAATACGAAAACACGTTTAAAGATTTGCAAGAGTCTATTATTAAATGTCTCTCCATGTTGCAAGTAACCTTTAGAACAAAGAAGTATAAAAATTATTTACAAGAGATTTTAAGTTGGTTTGGTGATGCAGAAGATTTAGAAATAGAGTCTAAAGAATTCTTAAAGAAATTAAATACTTTGGTGATTAATACGTTTAACGAGAATAGAAATTATGATGAAGTTGTAAAAGAGCCTCATTATAATAAAGGAACAAGTACACCTCACTTTCTTTTTAATTTTATAGATTATTTATACTGGACAGAAAATCAAAGCAATTATAGTTTTGAATTTAAATATAGAAACTCAGTAGAGCACCATTTACCACAATCCTATAGAAATGAATCTAATATAGATGTTTTGGACTGTTTAGGTAATTTATGTTTGGTTAGTAAAAGTGGAAATTCTAAAATGAACGATGAATCTCCAAAAGGAAAAGCTGACGAGACAGGAAAATATTACAAGGAAAGTTTACCTGCAAAACAGCTAATTATGTATAAAGAAACTAATCAAAAGCATAAATGGGAGCGAGGAGAAATTTTAAAGCATTATTATGATGTATTAGAGTTATTGGAAAGAAGAAATGAAATTTTAAGCCTATAG